The Xylanibacillus composti genome has a window encoding:
- a CDS encoding cytochrome P450, with the protein MKVKNPSIPGPRQIPWVGNLLEFGSNPLRFVEQCAEKYGAVVRFSLERDRETYLLTKPEHIQYVLLHTQRKFKKGYHRDRILSLVLGNGLVTISSTSFPCPFLCQAIRD; encoded by the coding sequence ATGAAGGTCAAAAATCCCAGCATCCCCGGCCCTCGTCAAATTCCCTGGGTCGGCAACTTGCTGGAGTTCGGATCCAATCCCCTGCGGTTCGTGGAACAATGCGCAGAGAAATATGGAGCGGTGGTTCGATTTTCACTGGAAAGGGATAGAGAAACCTACCTGCTGACGAAGCCTGAACATATTCAGTATGTTCTGCTGCATACACAGCGAAAGTTCAAAAAAGGCTATCATCGTGACCGCATCTTAAGCCTGGTGCTGGGCAATGGCTTGGTGACTATCTCATCGACATCCTTCCCCTGTCCATTTCTCTGCCAGGCGATTCGAGACTGA
- a CDS encoding cytochrome P450, with product MEQRRLDREDHGDLLSMLMHAQDEDGAMMSNEQLRDEVMTLFLAGHETTANTLSWTFYLLTQHPEAESKLMRELEQVLNGQAPSFRHFPQLVYTQSIVKEAMRLYPPVWLISREPLEDVQLEQYVLPAGCEIALSQWVMHRHPDYFPEPRSFIPDRWTPEFEEALPAYVYFPFGAGPRMCIGNNFAMLEATLLLAGVLQQYRIVYDSAKPVAPEPSITLRPKPGVPVRVVRRRE from the coding sequence ATCGAGCAGAGACGCCTGGACCGCGAGGATCACGGCGACCTGCTGTCCATGCTGATGCATGCGCAGGACGAGGACGGGGCGATGATGTCGAACGAACAGCTGAGAGACGAAGTGATGACCTTGTTCCTCGCTGGACATGAAACAACCGCCAACACCTTGTCATGGACCTTTTACTTGCTAACACAGCATCCAGAAGCCGAAAGCAAGCTCATGCGTGAATTAGAGCAGGTGCTAAATGGGCAAGCCCCCTCCTTCCGCCATTTCCCTCAACTTGTCTACACTCAGTCCATCGTGAAAGAAGCCATGCGCCTATATCCTCCGGTATGGTTAATCTCCAGGGAACCGCTTGAGGACGTCCAGCTTGAACAATACGTCTTGCCAGCTGGCTGCGAAATCGCCTTAAGCCAATGGGTCATGCACCGGCATCCGGACTACTTTCCAGAGCCCCGGTCGTTTATTCCCGATCGGTGGACCCCGGAATTTGAAGAAGCGCTTCCCGCCTATGTCTACTTCCCGTTTGGCGCTGGCCCTCGCATGTGCATTGGCAACAACTTCGCCATGCTGGAAGCTACACTTCTGCTTGCGGGTGTCTTGCAGCAGTACCGAATCGTCTATGATTCCGCCAAGCCGGTTGCTCCTGAGCCGTCGATTACACTTCGGCCTAAGCCCGGGGTTCCCGTGCGGGTTGTACGCAGGCGCGAATAG
- a CDS encoding SRPBCC family protein, with product MANIEHLQTIHAPAAEAYQALTTAKGLSEVWTRELIVHEQVGAVNEFHFGDDDLTKMRIVELIPSQKVEWLCTESDPEWIGTTISFELKEKNGTTALTLRHKNWKEVTNFYRFCNYNWAMFLFSLKSYCEDGRGLPYQERKF from the coding sequence ATGGCAAATATCGAACACCTGCAAACTATTCATGCTCCCGCAGCAGAGGCTTATCAAGCATTAACGACGGCCAAGGGGCTTTCTGAAGTTTGGACCCGTGAACTGATCGTCCATGAGCAAGTCGGGGCCGTCAACGAATTCCACTTCGGCGACGATGACTTGACGAAAATGCGGATCGTGGAACTGATCCCTTCCCAAAAAGTCGAGTGGCTATGTACGGAATCGGACCCTGAATGGATCGGTACCACGATATCCTTCGAATTGAAAGAGAAGAATGGCACAACTGCTCTTACATTGCGTCATAAGAACTGGAAGGAAGTCACGAACTTCTACCGCTTCTGCAATTACAATTGGGCCATGTTCTTATTCAGTCTGAAGAGCTATTGTGAAGATGGACGAGGGCTTCCTTACCAGGAAAGAAAGTTCTAG
- a CDS encoding CPBP family intramembrane glutamic endopeptidase → MYGLVPIHQRGGVVSAELLLPLLTLALFGNFMEEVLFRGYVQGYLEQRTGMWRAAILSGLFFASGHIFLSATVTDLGIMVLVFTLYEGIVCSIVRMKHGIIAATLTHGLAIFALASGLL, encoded by the coding sequence ATGTATGGTCTAGTACCGATACACCAGCGAGGAGGCGTAGTATCTGCCGAGTTGTTGCTGCCTTTGCTTACACTAGCCCTATTCGGAAATTTTATGGAAGAAGTATTGTTCCGGGGCTATGTACAGGGATATCTCGAGCAGAGGACAGGCATGTGGCGAGCAGCCATTCTATCCGGCCTGTTTTTTGCCTCCGGACATATTTTTCTGTCAGCCACCGTGACTGATCTGGGTATCATGGTACTTGTCTTTACGCTATATGAAGGAATTGTCTGCAGCATTGTCCGCATGAAGCACGGCATCATTGCGGCCACATTAACACATGGTCTTGCAATCTTCGCTCTTGCATCCGGTTTGTTGTAA
- a CDS encoding phage tail protein — protein sequence MSYIVDFKNVSTAGLESSPVAEALAGMRANEARYFMSKYKHAFTVVPASESQETLDYVNRILKEERDIAFSSKPLQTSRFQVDQIQMAYVFYEDGLGVNVMYTLDNPKKRAVGFKLSEGMEVPKELEGKFKFARQKSKLAGTIRGSFFVIKGEY from the coding sequence ATGTCCTATATCGTTGATTTCAAAAATGTGTCTACAGCAGGCTTGGAGTCTTCACCTGTAGCGGAAGCGCTTGCTGGCATGCGGGCTAATGAAGCCCGTTATTTTATGAGCAAATACAAGCATGCATTCACGGTTGTACCAGCGAGCGAAAGTCAAGAAACACTGGATTATGTCAACCGGATATTGAAAGAGGAACGTGATATTGCGTTTTCGAGCAAACCTCTGCAAACATCGCGTTTTCAAGTCGATCAGATCCAAATGGCATATGTCTTTTACGAGGATGGTCTTGGAGTCAACGTTATGTATACGCTAGACAACCCGAAGAAGCGGGCTGTTGGTTTTAAGCTTTCTGAGGGGATGGAGGTCCCTAAGGAGTTGGAAGGGAAATTTAAGTTTGCCAGGCAGAAATCCAAGCTGGCAGGAACCATTCGCGGTTCGTTTTTTGTAATTAAAGGCGAATATTAA
- a CDS encoding ArsR/SmtB family transcription factor encodes MSKNSQLRDVFDAIADPTRRQLIRLLAEEEEKPLHELTEQFPMGRTAVSKHLTVLKEAGLVHDRKVGRETRFRLDATPLREVQDWVADYNKFWNANVLHLKQLLEREEE; translated from the coding sequence ATGAGTAAGAACAGCCAGTTGCGGGATGTGTTTGACGCCATTGCAGATCCAACCAGGCGACAACTAATTCGTCTGTTGGCAGAGGAAGAGGAGAAACCGCTCCATGAGTTAACAGAACAGTTTCCAATGGGCCGAACGGCTGTATCCAAGCATTTAACTGTCCTTAAAGAAGCAGGCTTGGTGCATGACCGCAAAGTCGGCAGAGAAACGCGATTTCGGCTGGACGCTACTCCGCTCAGAGAGGTTCAAGATTGGGTGGCCGATTACAACAAATTTTGGAATGCAAATGTACTGCACTTGAAGCAACTGCTGGAGAGGGAAGAAGAATAA